In one window of Methanosarcina vacuolata Z-761 DNA:
- a CDS encoding TrmB family transcriptional regulator, whose protein sequence is MTRKIIENLQKLGFTRNEAKIYAVLVCLKQARASEIAESSGVPRSKVYGTLRGMEKKGYVRIIEGEPTLFCCVEPEELIFRIRTDFMLSLSETANELNALSPATNGFSVGSFRKLKVRV, encoded by the coding sequence GTGACTCGTAAAATTATAGAAAATCTTCAAAAGCTGGGTTTTACCAGAAATGAAGCTAAAATCTACGCAGTACTTGTCTGCCTTAAACAAGCGCGAGCCAGTGAAATTGCAGAAAGTTCCGGAGTCCCCAGATCTAAAGTTTATGGAACGCTCAGAGGAATGGAGAAGAAGGGGTATGTCCGGATAATCGAGGGTGAACCAACACTTTTTTGCTGCGTAGAGCCTGAAGAGCTCATTTTCAGGATAAGGACTGACTTTATGCTTTCTCTAAGCGAGACTGCAAATGAACTTAACGCCTTGAGTCCTGCAACAAATGGATTTTCAGTGGGAAGTTTTCGCAAATTAAAAGTACGGGTCTAA
- a CDS encoding histidine kinase dimerization/phosphoacceptor domain -containing protein: MRFNNFPLKSKLVIYIVVGVFLVLAVSTAVIISTVTSQEEKLAYQKSIEMASSYANQFDADMKANSAVANTVALTMENYKASNRTEVIGILKNILEKNPNLIGVYVGYEPNAFDGKDAEYINAPGHDATGRFVPYCNKIKGNLTVAPLVNYDSSDYYQLPKARGEDVLTEPYFYEGIFMVSHVSPIFKDGKFVGIAGADVPLKYMDEVVSKVKAFDTGYAFMVSNTGVLLSYPTHKEWIGKKSLYDFNSKEIARAADDIKNGTGGYIETVDSTTGKPVVMFYEPVRTGDLAFVLVIPKEEMLAGVVDLRNRLLVISAISILFMAALSYMIALSITKPIDEIVQDFKSIAQDAVKGKLDVRADTDVERDIREIPMGLNEILKAVIVPVRESIRVTNALAEGELKERVNLDVQGEFRELGNTLDKFSETLNSIIDDSNAVLTAFQQNDFKRPISIHGKGDFKLLTDGIEETRQALDMITTQRIEAEKALLDYAKELERSNKLKEDLERVVNTSPVIVFLWKYEPMWPAEFVSENITRLGYEVEDFTSNRLLYGDIVHPEDLEKMAVELEMNVEAGCTDYTSEYRILTKSGEVRWVDERTVIQRSKDGEVHLQGIILDITEHKKAEDALLQMEEIRKKEIHHRIKNNLQVISMLLYLESGNFTDRDVIEAFRDSQNRVKSMALVHEKLYQSEDMVSVDFADYIKNLVDYLFQSYSLDSRKVSLKLDVEKVFLGMDTAVPLGIIVNELVSNSLKHAFAGEKEGEIYIELHRNRENSTLQEKNYDNSGNTKAMPQNNEQTGLNGVTEDREEKLTLIVRDNGRGFPEKLDFRNTTSLGLQLVTTLVDQIEGDIRLDRSRGTGFEISFFKEMNSK, translated from the coding sequence ACAAGGCTTCCAACAGGACTGAGGTAATTGGCATCCTTAAGAATATCCTTGAAAAAAATCCGAATCTGATTGGGGTTTATGTGGGATATGAGCCAAACGCTTTTGATGGCAAAGATGCAGAATATATTAACGCCCCAGGACACGATGCAACAGGCAGGTTTGTCCCCTATTGTAATAAGATTAAAGGCAATCTTACGGTAGCGCCTCTTGTTAATTATGATTCTTCTGATTATTACCAGCTTCCCAAAGCCAGAGGAGAGGATGTCCTTACAGAACCGTACTTTTATGAAGGCATATTCATGGTCAGCCATGTTTCCCCGATTTTCAAGGATGGAAAGTTCGTGGGGATAGCGGGGGCGGATGTCCCTCTGAAATATATGGACGAGGTGGTGAGTAAGGTCAAGGCATTTGATACGGGATATGCCTTCATGGTAAGTAACACAGGTGTCCTGCTCTCTTACCCTACACACAAGGAATGGATCGGGAAAAAGAGTCTTTATGATTTTAATTCGAAAGAAATAGCCAGAGCCGCAGATGACATAAAAAATGGAACTGGCGGATATATTGAGACCGTGGACTCTACTACAGGCAAACCTGTTGTAATGTTCTACGAGCCTGTGCGAACCGGTGATCTCGCCTTTGTGCTTGTAATTCCAAAAGAAGAAATGCTTGCAGGTGTTGTTGATCTTCGGAACAGGCTTCTGGTTATTTCTGCGATTTCAATTCTCTTCATGGCTGCCCTTTCTTATATGATTGCCCTTTCTATCACAAAGCCGATAGATGAAATTGTTCAGGATTTCAAGAGTATCGCACAGGACGCAGTTAAAGGAAAGCTTGATGTCAGGGCAGATACGGATGTGGAGAGAGACATCAGGGAAATCCCTATGGGCCTGAATGAAATTCTTAAAGCTGTAATTGTTCCAGTCAGAGAGAGTATAAGAGTGACCAATGCTCTTGCAGAAGGAGAATTAAAAGAAAGGGTCAATTTAGATGTGCAGGGAGAGTTCAGAGAACTCGGAAATACACTTGATAAATTCTCCGAAACATTGAACAGTATTATCGATGATTCAAATGCAGTCCTTACTGCATTCCAGCAGAATGATTTTAAGCGACCCATCAGTATCCACGGGAAGGGAGATTTCAAGCTACTTACTGACGGGATCGAAGAAACCCGCCAGGCTCTTGATATGATTACAACCCAACGCATAGAAGCGGAAAAAGCCCTTCTGGACTATGCGAAAGAACTTGAGCGTTCCAACAAGCTTAAAGAGGATCTGGAAAGGGTTGTTAATACAAGTCCTGTAATCGTGTTTCTATGGAAGTATGAACCCATGTGGCCTGCAGAGTTTGTTTCGGAAAATATTACTCGGCTGGGTTATGAGGTGGAGGATTTTACCTCGAACAGGCTTCTTTATGGAGATATTGTGCATCCCGAAGACCTGGAAAAGATGGCTGTCGAACTTGAGATGAACGTTGAAGCCGGCTGCACGGACTATACCTCAGAATATCGGATTCTCACAAAATCCGGGGAGGTCCGCTGGGTTGACGAAAGGACAGTTATCCAGCGCAGCAAGGACGGCGAAGTCCATCTTCAGGGCATTATTCTGGACATAACCGAGCATAAGAAAGCCGAGGATGCACTTCTCCAGATGGAGGAAATTCGCAAAAAAGAAATCCATCACCGCATCAAGAATAATTTGCAGGTGATTTCCATGCTTTTATATCTTGAGTCCGGAAATTTTACGGACAGGGATGTGATCGAGGCTTTCAGGGACAGCCAGAACAGGGTCAAATCAATGGCTCTTGTCCACGAAAAACTGTACCAGTCCGAGGATATGGTAAGTGTGGACTTTGCGGATTATATTAAGAATCTTGTAGATTACCTGTTCCAGTCATACTCCCTGGACAGCAGGAAAGTGAGTTTGAAGCTGGATGTCGAAAAGGTTTTTCTGGGAATGGATACGGCTGTTCCCCTGGGAATAATTGTCAATGAGCTGGTCTCGAATTCCCTGAAACATGCTTTTGCCGGAGAGAAAGAAGGAGAGATATATATTGAGTTACACAGAAATAGAGAAAACTCTACCTTGCAGGAAAAGAATTATGATAACTCCGGAAACACAAAAGCCATGCCGCAGAATAATGAACAGACTGGCCTTAACGGCGTAACAGAGGACAGGGAGGAGAAGTTAACCCTTATAGTTAGAGATAACGGCAGGGGATTCCCTGAGAAACTGGACTTCCGGAATACAACTTCCCTGGGACTGCAACTGGTAACAACGCTTGTAGATCAGATTGAAGGGGATATTAGACTCGACCGGAGCAGGGGAACAGGTTTCGAGATTAGTTTTTTTAAGGAGATGAATTCTAAATAG
- a CDS encoding MarR family winged helix-turn-helix transcriptional regulator, with protein MDEATLKKIILLMMERDALDNFIFEQTFQKKIISKFKNLSKNQPVVIKIIGMEGEIMPSTIGRYTGMDKSSLTRMVDDLEKKGLVFRKTDPEDRRKVLVSLTEKGLECYNYSNQIVDELLKLVDEKDIEDYVLSLETMVRILRKAVSQQIK; from the coding sequence ATGGATGAAGCAACCCTGAAGAAAATAATTCTTCTGATGATGGAAAGAGATGCTCTTGACAATTTTATTTTTGAACAAACTTTTCAGAAGAAAATCATTAGCAAATTCAAAAATTTAAGCAAGAATCAGCCCGTGGTAATCAAGATCATAGGTATGGAAGGTGAAATCATGCCCTCAACCATAGGGAGGTATACAGGTATGGATAAAAGCAGCCTCACTCGAATGGTTGATGATCTGGAGAAAAAAGGGTTGGTATTTCGAAAAACTGACCCTGAAGACCGAAGGAAAGTGCTTGTTTCTCTGACTGAAAAGGGATTAGAGTGTTATAATTATTCTAATCAGATCGTCGATGAGCTGCTTAAGCTTGTAGATGAAAAGGATATAGAGGACTATGTTCTGAGTCTCGAGACAATGGTGAGGATTTTAAGAAAGGCGGTTAGTCAACAAATTAAATAA
- a CDS encoding response regulator — protein MVEGRILVVEDDHIVAMGIRIMLKNLGHTVTGVVSSGEEAISKAESTRPDLVLMDIMLKGNLNGIEASKEIITRFGIPVVYLTACSDRQLLEQIWNVGSGCIVKPFDEKDLEKSIDIVLSRCRLEEKDVKENSQKPQSDSEKFRTASGYLPVLKCLK, from the coding sequence ATGGTAGAAGGAAGAATTCTGGTTGTTGAGGACGATCATATCGTTGCAATGGGAATACGGATAATGCTGAAGAATCTGGGACATACTGTTACGGGTGTAGTTTCATCCGGAGAGGAAGCTATTAGCAAAGCTGAAAGCACCCGACCTGATCTTGTGCTTATGGATATTATGTTAAAAGGTAACCTGAATGGCATAGAAGCATCAAAGGAGATAATTACCAGGTTCGGTATTCCAGTTGTTTACCTTACTGCCTGTTCGGACCGCCAGCTTCTCGAACAGATCTGGAATGTGGGGTCTGGATGTATTGTGAAACCTTTTGATGAAAAAGATCTGGAAAAAAGCATTGATATCGTTCTTTCGCGGTGCAGGTTAGAGGAAAAGGATGTGAAAGAAAACTCGCAAAAGCCTCAAAGTGATTCAGAAAAATTCAGGACTGCTTCGGGTTACCTGCCCGTTCTCAAATGTTTAAAGTAA
- a CDS encoding AAA family ATPase, producing the protein MAYFKERETEINGSLLAVLSGENLLFLGPPGTAKTQLAKNICQSIESGNFFNYLLTSFSTPEELFGPLSLKALEEDEFRRKIDGCLPTAHIALLDEIFKASSAILNSLLTILNEHKYHNGRELVDVPLLSVFGASNELPDENESLEALYDRFLFRYRLSYIQDDENFRDLLFRSPDEFEPAASLRVSAIYELRARAKDMPVDPDVEVIITELRKSLQLQEIEISDRRWKKVIQVLKVAACSSGCPTVDRTMVLLLQHMLWNLPEERETIRKIVFEFAISGGISTEKLRQEAEDLQAAISIALKNELPVKIICDSCGEEFRLRQEIETHHISHPNHSYTLKMEGPSRIYPYDNLVKEIDSLQEAAGKTNTLSQAQKEVFETELKSLSDRVERIKHRLEAERELLKNLMDANIWLSTLDRNEALLLHDTRSTELSELNDLISKSRLMLGIHSRQAQPEPQSELQPAKEAGKREMEKISVSDSGSGVNSFMKGIGSRFKFR; encoded by the coding sequence ATGGCCTATTTTAAAGAGCGAGAAACCGAGATCAATGGCTCTCTTCTTGCTGTGCTGTCCGGGGAAAACCTCCTTTTTCTCGGGCCGCCTGGAACGGCAAAAACCCAGCTTGCAAAAAATATCTGCCAGTCAATCGAAAGCGGAAATTTCTTCAATTATCTCCTGACGAGTTTTTCCACCCCTGAAGAGCTATTTGGCCCACTCTCCTTAAAAGCCCTGGAAGAAGACGAGTTCCGCCGGAAAATCGATGGCTGTCTCCCAACTGCGCATATTGCTTTGCTGGACGAGATTTTCAAAGCAAGCAGTGCGATCCTGAACAGCCTCCTGACAATCCTCAATGAGCACAAATACCATAACGGCAGAGAACTTGTAGACGTGCCTCTGCTTTCGGTTTTCGGGGCATCTAATGAGCTTCCTGACGAAAACGAAAGCCTTGAAGCCCTTTATGACCGCTTTTTATTCAGGTACAGGCTCTCCTACATTCAGGATGATGAAAATTTCCGGGACCTCCTTTTCAGGAGCCCTGACGAATTCGAACCTGCTGCAAGCCTCAGGGTTTCCGCAATATACGAACTCCGAGCACGTGCAAAGGATATGCCTGTTGACCCTGACGTTGAGGTCATTATAACTGAACTTAGAAAGAGCCTTCAGCTCCAGGAAATTGAAATTTCGGACCGGCGCTGGAAAAAAGTTATTCAGGTCTTGAAGGTTGCAGCCTGCAGCAGCGGATGCCCGACAGTGGACAGGACAATGGTGCTCCTGCTTCAGCATATGCTCTGGAATTTGCCCGAAGAGCGGGAAACCATAAGAAAAATCGTCTTTGAGTTCGCAATTTCAGGTGGAATTAGCACGGAAAAACTTCGCCAGGAAGCCGAAGACCTTCAGGCTGCGATCAGCATCGCCCTGAAAAACGAACTCCCTGTAAAAATCATCTGCGACAGTTGCGGAGAAGAATTCCGGCTGAGGCAGGAAATCGAAACCCACCATATTTCCCACCCGAATCACAGCTATACTCTTAAAATGGAAGGTCCTTCAAGGATCTATCCCTATGACAACCTTGTGAAAGAAATTGATTCGCTCCAGGAAGCCGCTGGAAAAACGAACACACTGTCCCAGGCTCAGAAAGAAGTTTTTGAAACTGAATTGAAATCCCTGTCCGATCGTGTGGAACGTATAAAACACAGGCTTGAAGCAGAGCGGGAACTTCTCAAAAACTTGATGGATGCAAATATATGGCTCTCGACGCTTGATAGAAACGAAGCTCTGCTCCTGCACGATACCCGAAGTACCGAACTATCCGAGCTCAATGATCTTATCTCAAAAAGCCGGTTAATGCTCGGAATTCATAGTAGGCAAGCACAACCTGAACCCCAGTCTGAACTTCAGCCTGCAAAAGAAGCAGGAAAAAGAGAAATGGAAAAAATTTCCGTATCCGATTCGGGCAGCGGTGTCAATAGTTTCATGAAAGGAATTGGCTCCCGATTTAAGTTCAGATAA
- a CDS encoding response regulator, with product MAEERKKAEGRILIVEDEHIVAMGIKKMVKSLGYTVTGVASSGEDAISKAESTFPDVVLMDIMLKGNMDGVEAAGEIRERFDVPVVYLTAYSDNKILERAKKTEPFGYIVKPFDEKDLHSSIEIALHRHRKEKEKTE from the coding sequence ATGGCAGAAGAAAGAAAAAAGGCGGAAGGAAGAATTCTGATCGTTGAGGACGAGCATATCGTTGCAATGGGAATAAAAAAAATGGTAAAGAGTTTGGGATACACGGTTACCGGTGTAGCCTCGTCCGGAGAAGATGCCATTAGCAAGGCTGAGAGTACTTTCCCTGATGTCGTGCTCATGGATATCATGTTAAAAGGTAATATGGACGGCGTAGAAGCTGCAGGTGAAATCAGGGAAAGGTTTGATGTACCGGTTGTTTACCTGACTGCTTATTCTGATAATAAGATTCTGGAAAGGGCTAAGAAAACTGAACCTTTCGGTTATATAGTAAAACCTTTTGATGAGAAAGATCTGCACAGCAGCATTGAGATAGCCCTGCACAGGCACAGGAAGGAAAAAGAAAAAACAGAATGA